TGACAAAGTTTATCACCTCATCAAAAGCTCACATCTGCATTTCGGATGTTAGCTAATGGGTCATCTGTAGACTCAACTGACAAGTATTACCAACTTGCAGAGACTACTGTTATTGAGAACCTGAAGCGCTTCTGTAAGGCAATTGAAGCCACATACCTCCGTAAGCCAAATTGTGAAAATTTAAAGAGGCTTCTACGCAAGACAGACAAAAgaggcttccctggcatgataGGAAGTCTTGATTATATACGTTGGAAGTGGAAAAATTATCCTACTGCTTGGGCTGGCCAATTCAAGGGCCATCATAACAAGCCAACCATAGTGCTCGAGGTTGTGGCGTCTTAcgacacatggatttggcatgctttcttcaGCGCTCTTGGATCAAACAACGATATCAACGTTctttggtcttctcctttgTTCAATGATGTTGTCAATGGATGGGCACCAGACTTTCGATACAAAGTAAATGGTAATAGATATAAGCTAGGTTACTACCTAACTGATGGTGTTTATCCTAGTTGGTCTACCTTTGTCAAAAGTTATTCTCATCCCGATAGTGCGTAGAAGAAATTATTTTCGCAAAGGCAAGAGTCTTACAAGAAGGATGTGGAGAGAACGTTCGGGATCCTACAA
Above is a window of Malus sylvestris chromosome 15, drMalSylv7.2, whole genome shotgun sequence DNA encoding:
- the LOC126602652 gene encoding uncharacterized protein LOC126602652 encodes the protein MGDRRRRSRAMQMAQYQASLDNADAEMINAEAKFANSLMQYEHHAEFSYRGSVTGHSFVQCDREECYDRMMKDYFIESSRHPAQDVQRRFQMKRKFFESILNSTDKYYQLAETTVIENLKRFCKAIEATYLRKPNCENLKRLLRKTDKRGFPGMIGSLDYIRWKWKNYPTAWAGQFKGHHNKPTIVLEVVASYDTWIWHAFFSALGSNNDINVLWSSPLFNDVVNGWAPDFRYKVNGNRYKLGYYLTDGVYPSWSTFVKSYSHPDSA